The following proteins are co-located in the Vibrio azureus genome:
- a CDS encoding lysozyme inhibitor LprI family protein, whose product MNTFRYIFKVSYIHLASFGLLIFPLLSFANEGENTIDCREPSTTLEINQCAEQDLAFAQVQLNQYLKVTYDLNVNEPELVSAIQEAQTAWQDYMLAHCGAVYKQWQGGTIRGVMALSCKTKLTQQRTHDIWTSFLTYMDNSAPVLPEPALDKTN is encoded by the coding sequence ATGAATACTTTTCGGTATATATTTAAAGTCAGTTATATACATTTAGCCAGCTTTGGGTTGTTAATTTTTCCATTGCTTAGTTTTGCCAATGAAGGGGAAAACACAATAGATTGTAGGGAACCATCGACAACGCTTGAGATAAACCAGTGTGCAGAACAAGATCTGGCTTTTGCACAAGTGCAGCTTAATCAGTATTTAAAGGTTACCTATGATCTTAACGTTAATGAACCAGAATTGGTCAGTGCGATCCAAGAGGCTCAAACCGCTTGGCAGGATTACATGCTGGCTCACTGTGGTGCAGTTTATAAACAATGGCAGGGTGGGACCATTCGCGGTGTGATGGCATTATCTTGCAAAACAAAACTGACCCAACAAAGAACGCATGATATCTGGACATCGTTTTTAACCTATATGGATAATTCTGCTCCGGTTTTACCTGAGCCTGCACTCGATAAAACCAATTGA
- a CDS encoding TVP38/TMEM64 family protein, translating into MTKKAMLLGVLIILFIAVYLQFGHLLTLEQVKQFHQDVQSDIQANFTLYSGFYFLFYILLTALSIPGAAVVTLLGAALFGFWWSVVLVSFASSIGATLAFLSSRYLLKEWVESKFDDKLHVINEGVAKDGAFYLLTLRLIPVFPFFLINLLMGLTSITVARFYLFSQLGMLPGTMVYLNAGTQLSEITSLSGLISPSILISLALLGLFPLIIKFIMGQVQKSRA; encoded by the coding sequence ATGACTAAAAAGGCTATGTTATTAGGAGTACTTATCATATTGTTTATTGCCGTATATTTGCAATTTGGCCATCTTTTGACTCTAGAGCAAGTCAAACAATTTCATCAAGATGTGCAAAGTGATATTCAAGCAAACTTTACATTATATAGTGGCTTTTACTTTTTATTTTATATTTTGCTTACAGCGTTATCTATCCCTGGTGCAGCTGTAGTGACTTTACTAGGAGCCGCTTTGTTTGGTTTTTGGTGGAGTGTCGTCTTGGTCTCATTTGCCAGTTCGATTGGTGCCACCCTTGCTTTTTTGAGTAGTCGTTATCTTTTAAAGGAATGGGTTGAAAGTAAATTTGATGATAAGTTACATGTGATAAATGAGGGAGTAGCAAAAGATGGGGCCTTCTATCTTTTAACGTTACGATTGATTCCGGTTTTTCCTTTTTTCCTGATCAATCTCCTGATGGGCTTGACCAGTATAACCGTTGCTCGTTTCTATTTATTTAGTCAGTTAGGCATGTTGCCTGGAACCATGGTTTACTTAAATGCGGGGACACAATTATCAGAAATCACGTCGCTTTCTGGGTTGATTTCACCATCTATCTTGATTTCATTAGCTCTACTTGGCCTATTTCCACTGATCATCAAGTTCATCATGGGGCAAGTACAAAAATCACGGGCATAA
- a CDS encoding glutaredoxin domain-containing protein translates to MKPIKITLYRWAGSWGPFNVNIPCGECTLTKDILEDTFRTELAGIPIELEVKDWLSCWWEPLKLGAWHAPIVVVENKVISQGEALNRGVLVQSVIHQVVQREEIKGNVVFGKETCPYCVKAKALLEASGVEYTYYDVVKESAALYRMIPSAKAIIGEKTPVTVPQIWLDGQYVGGYDNLSQRIDSNKQKEVSND, encoded by the coding sequence ATGAAGCCAATCAAAATTACTCTGTATCGTTGGGCAGGCAGTTGGGGACCATTTAACGTTAACATCCCTTGTGGGGAATGTACGTTAACTAAAGACATCTTAGAGGATACTTTCAGAACAGAGTTAGCAGGTATACCGATTGAACTGGAAGTGAAAGATTGGCTTTCTTGTTGGTGGGAACCCCTTAAGCTTGGTGCTTGGCATGCTCCTATTGTTGTTGTGGAAAATAAGGTAATTAGCCAAGGGGAAGCGCTCAATCGTGGTGTATTAGTTCAATCAGTGATTCATCAGGTCGTGCAACGAGAAGAGATCAAAGGCAATGTTGTTTTTGGCAAGGAGACTTGTCCCTATTGTGTCAAAGCCAAGGCTCTACTTGAGGCGTCGGGAGTAGAATACACGTATTATGACGTAGTCAAAGAAAGTGCGGCGTTGTACCGAATGATACCATCAGCTAAAGCAATTATTGGAGAGAAAACGCCTGTAACGGTTCCCCAAATTTGGTTGGATGGTCAATATGTCGGGGGTTATGATAATCTGTCTCAACGTATTGATAGCAATAAACAAAAGGAAGTAAGTAATGACTAA
- a CDS encoding transporter substrate-binding domain-containing protein: MLNKKILFALSFLSTSITANTAENIQINTLKNSTLTVCTTGDYPPLTSYNIDTRQYEGFAPVVVKNFAKHMNLKLEFQKTTWQQLSSDLMAKKCDMAIGGITYTEGRNDLFYLTEPIIKSQKAVLFTKENAHLFKRFSDIDKRENVIIENKGGTNEIYVNKIIKNADIKIIESNIAVFDCFEKYQEKPYAMITDSVEVEYRSNSSDSVFSNEGLNMELNHNPERYKVYMANQTTKGKAIILAMNDFIRTHRKEVDHWFQESLSGTYHEDEAVCPF; the protein is encoded by the coding sequence ATGCTAAATAAAAAAATACTATTCGCTTTATCTTTTCTAAGTACATCAATAACAGCAAACACAGCAGAAAACATTCAAATTAATACGCTCAAAAATAGTACTCTGACTGTTTGTACCACTGGAGACTATCCACCACTAACATCATACAATATTGACACTAGACAATATGAGGGATTTGCACCTGTAGTCGTCAAGAACTTTGCTAAGCATATGAATTTAAAATTAGAATTTCAAAAAACAACATGGCAACAATTATCCTCAGATTTAATGGCCAAAAAATGTGACATGGCAATTGGCGGTATTACCTATACAGAAGGAAGAAATGACCTCTTCTATCTAACCGAGCCAATTATAAAAAGTCAAAAGGCCGTACTTTTCACAAAAGAAAATGCTCACTTATTTAAAAGGTTTTCAGATATAGATAAGAGAGAAAACGTTATTATTGAAAATAAAGGTGGAACAAACGAAATATATGTCAATAAAATAATTAAAAATGCTGATATAAAAATCATAGAAAGTAATATTGCTGTTTTTGATTGTTTTGAGAAATACCAAGAAAAGCCCTATGCCATGATCACTGACTCTGTAGAGGTTGAATATCGGAGTAATAGCTCTGATTCTGTCTTCAGTAATGAAGGGCTTAATATGGAGTTGAACCACAACCCTGAGCGCTACAAAGTCTACATGGCTAACCAAACAACCAAAGGTAAAGCGATAATATTAGCTATGAATGACTTCATTAGAACCCATAGAAAAGAGGTTGATCATTGGTTCCAAGAGTCATTAAGTGGTACCTATCATGAAGATGAGGCCGTTTGTCCATTTTAG
- a CDS encoding OmpA family protein, with amino-acid sequence MKTSKFNRTYYLLPILLGSTFASSVFSAENNQSSIWIAGSVGMGTKDSLGLMDRNSSPSIKVSSGVDLGKNIGFFGSYDHIADITDNGRLNILSFGMRGQYPLIEGLSIYGKTGMSYMNIQREKQNVSGLIGVGLEYSLTNSISTHVGYDYYQDLANANTSVDINQWYWGLTYHFGKGSSIVVKSNQQISGVQVVDHNSTLSRSQYLVSFDTGESTLDSFDRYVLADLLAFMKQDPEMKAKIIGRTDKQGGYNINEIIANKRTNVVYEYLIDNGISPSRLEKDSVSNKRPLDLESEESPKSKLERSVQILLNY; translated from the coding sequence ATGAAAACTTCAAAATTTAATAGAACATATTATTTATTACCTATTCTATTAGGTTCTACTTTTGCTTCCAGTGTTTTTTCAGCGGAAAATAATCAAAGCTCCATATGGATCGCTGGTTCTGTTGGTATGGGTACTAAGGATTCTTTAGGTTTAATGGATCGTAACTCATCGCCTTCGATTAAAGTTTCTTCTGGGGTAGACTTAGGAAAAAATATAGGATTCTTTGGTAGCTATGATCATATTGCTGACATTACTGATAATGGACGGTTAAACATTCTGTCATTTGGTATGAGAGGGCAGTACCCACTTATAGAAGGACTCTCTATTTATGGAAAAACAGGCATGAGCTACATGAATATTCAGAGAGAAAAGCAGAATGTATCAGGATTGATAGGAGTGGGCTTAGAGTATTCTTTAACGAATTCGATTTCTACCCATGTTGGCTATGACTATTATCAAGATCTCGCTAATGCGAATACTTCGGTAGATATTAATCAATGGTATTGGGGCTTAACTTACCATTTTGGTAAAGGCTCTTCTATCGTGGTGAAATCAAATCAGCAGATAAGCGGAGTTCAAGTTGTAGATCACAACTCAACTCTCTCAAGAAGTCAATATCTAGTATCGTTTGATACCGGAGAGAGCACTCTTGACTCATTTGATCGATATGTACTTGCTGATTTACTTGCCTTCATGAAGCAAGATCCTGAAATGAAAGCAAAGATTATTGGTAGAACAGATAAGCAAGGGGGATATAATATCAATGAGATTATTGCAAATAAACGCACAAACGTAGTCTATGAGTACCTGATTGATAATGGCATATCGCCATCTCGCTTAGAGAAGGATTCAGTAAGCAATAAACGTCCATTGGATCTGGAGAGCGAAGAAAGCCCTAAAAGCAAACTTGAACGAAGTGTTCAAATACTTCTTAATTATTGA
- a CDS encoding fimbrial protein has translation MNKYIILLFSIIVPFNLLAKIVTTTVIVKGRVVVPSCDINGSSTHFEEKVTLGDYTGEQVIRSQTDKVEVPISVECLSGTPRSVTFKFAPSNGYSIKDNTLLSTNLNGLAIDLKWKKDGQYVLSGANDRTFYFGNGVTELDASLIAQLKTLRNYDLNTIQYGNFTSSLAVDVSYN, from the coding sequence ATGAATAAATATATTATATTGTTATTTTCAATTATTGTGCCTTTTAATTTGTTAGCGAAAATAGTCACCACGACAGTTATAGTAAAAGGCCGAGTTGTTGTGCCATCTTGTGATATTAATGGTTCTTCTACTCACTTTGAAGAAAAGGTCACCTTAGGAGACTATACCGGAGAGCAGGTTATACGCTCTCAAACTGACAAAGTTGAAGTTCCTATTTCAGTTGAATGTTTATCGGGCACACCTCGCTCTGTTACATTCAAGTTTGCTCCTTCAAATGGGTACAGTATTAAAGACAATACGTTACTGAGTACAAATTTAAACGGTCTTGCCATAGATCTGAAATGGAAAAAAGACGGTCAATATGTCTTGTCAGGGGCGAATGATAGAACGTTTTACTTCGGTAATGGTGTGACTGAATTAGATGCGAGTTTGATTGCACAACTAAAAACGTTAAGAAATTATGATTTGAACACCATACAGTATGGTAATTTCACTAGTTCATTAGCTGTCGATGTTTCTTATAATTAA
- a CDS encoding fimbrial chaperone, whose protein sequence is MKKLIKLILFYICVFSPISMAAFVLNGTRVIFNDGNEDGTVTFVIKNKASDTYGGQVWIDNIDEKDNDVYFLPMPSFLKVDGGESQVVRIKKITDKLPKDRESIFWLNVQEIPPVNKNKKNALVIAVNTRIKLIYRPESLIDSRENAEEEITLTREKGALVLNNPTPYYFSIIGTIVGDKKIKLGESSKKKMSMLAPNSKVVLDEINASNFSKLVLEAINDYGAINKYEVKINESL, encoded by the coding sequence ATGAAAAAATTAATAAAACTGATACTTTTTTATATCTGTGTTTTTTCTCCAATATCAATGGCAGCCTTTGTACTCAATGGAACTCGAGTTATCTTTAACGATGGAAATGAAGATGGAACTGTAACTTTTGTTATTAAAAATAAAGCCAGTGATACCTATGGTGGACAAGTCTGGATAGATAATATCGATGAGAAAGATAATGATGTATACTTTCTACCAATGCCATCGTTTCTTAAAGTGGACGGTGGAGAGAGTCAAGTCGTTAGGATAAAGAAGATAACCGATAAACTGCCTAAAGATAGAGAGTCTATTTTCTGGCTAAATGTTCAGGAAATACCGCCAGTTAATAAAAATAAAAAAAATGCGTTGGTTATAGCTGTAAATACAAGAATAAAGTTAATTTACAGGCCAGAAAGTCTTATTGACTCTCGAGAAAATGCAGAAGAAGAAATAACGTTAACTAGAGAAAAAGGCGCTCTTGTACTAAATAATCCAACTCCTTACTACTTTTCAATCATAGGTACCATAGTCGGTGATAAGAAGATTAAATTAGGAGAAAGCTCAAAAAAGAAAATGAGTATGTTAGCACCTAATAGTAAAGTGGTATTGGATGAGATAAATGCCTCCAACTTTTCTAAATTAGTCCTAGAGGCCATTAACGATTATGGTGCCATTAATAAATATGAGGTAAAAATAAATGAAAGCCTATAA